The following are from one region of the Streptomyces changanensis genome:
- a CDS encoding phosphatase domain-containing protein translates to MSAPPAPPVVHVMTGLPASGKTTEARRIQTASGGRTRRVNLDDLRTMLDVPDPERGRSRAHEQTVLAVQDAAVRAAVEDGFDVVVDNTHLTPHIPRRLKAAVLGLATFVVHDLTDVPVEECVRRDAVRARPVGEEIIRILAEKHTTARRGGWRLTAEWMNDQPPVGLYAADPALPSAVLCDIDGTLALRGERGPYDFTRCDEDLLNVPVRQALCSFRRADGDAVVLLSGRGEEHRGKTEAWLRHHDVPYDELWMRAAGDGRRDDVVKAELFDRHVRGRYAVRVSLDDRDRVVAVWRRMGLPTWQVNYGNF, encoded by the coding sequence GTGTCCGCACCGCCCGCCCCGCCCGTCGTCCACGTCATGACCGGGCTGCCCGCCTCCGGCAAGACGACCGAGGCGCGTCGCATCCAGACCGCGTCCGGCGGCCGGACGCGCCGGGTGAACCTCGACGACCTGCGGACCATGCTCGACGTCCCCGACCCGGAGCGCGGCCGGTCCCGCGCGCACGAGCAGACCGTCCTCGCGGTGCAGGACGCGGCGGTCCGCGCGGCCGTCGAGGACGGCTTCGACGTCGTCGTCGACAACACCCACCTCACGCCCCACATACCCCGGCGGCTCAAGGCCGCCGTCCTCGGCCTCGCCACCTTCGTCGTCCACGACCTCACCGACGTGCCGGTGGAGGAGTGCGTCCGGCGCGACGCCGTCCGCGCCCGCCCCGTCGGCGAGGAGATCATCCGCATCCTCGCCGAGAAGCACACCACCGCCCGCAGAGGCGGCTGGCGGCTGACCGCGGAGTGGATGAACGACCAGCCGCCCGTCGGGCTTTACGCCGCGGACCCCGCGCTGCCGTCGGCCGTCCTGTGCGACATCGACGGCACGCTCGCCCTCCGCGGCGAGCGCGGCCCGTACGACTTCACCCGCTGCGACGAGGACCTGCTGAACGTCCCGGTCCGCCAGGCCCTGTGCTCCTTCCGCCGCGCCGACGGCGACGCCGTCGTGCTGCTGTCGGGCCGCGGCGAGGAGCACCGCGGGAAGACGGAGGCGTGGCTGCGCCACCACGACGTGCCGTACGACGAGCTATGGATGCGCGCGGCCGGTGACGGCCGCCGCGACGACGTGGTGAAGGCGGAGCTGTTCGACCGTCACGTCCGCGGCCGCTACGCCGTCCGCGTCTCCCTCGACGACCGCGACCGCGTCGTCGCCGTGTGGCGCCGCATGGGCCTGCCGACCTGGCAGGTCAACTACGGCAACTTCTGA